One genomic window of Clostridioides sp. ES-S-0054-01 includes the following:
- the brnQ gene encoding branched-chain amino acid transport system II carrier protein — MGKTKDIIVFGFALFAMFFGAGNLIFPPYLGIITGPEWLIAFLGFTFADAGLALLAVMATAKFDGNVVEMFKRCGMKLGILIGCADILCIGPFLAIPRTGATTYEMGIMPLFGTSIPVLLFCILFFAISYVLTIRPSKVVDIVGQFLTPALLIALAFIIIKGVVSPLGEIIDKPMIPNVFAEGIGQGYQTMDAFAAIALASVLIVSLNEKGYSTISDKLKMIGKAGVLACGGLALVYGGLCFLGATVSTMYGTDAVQSQVIVNITEGLLGNIGKAILAVVVSLACLTTSIGLTSATGQYFSRLTKGKLSYEKIVLAVSVFSAVVASFGVGTIIKIASPILSIVYPPSIVLIILAFFNEKIKNDNVYKGAVYMSLLISILTVISSYGVNVPVVKSLPLHSLGFNWVVPVIIAGIIGNFIPSKSQSNTLGTN; from the coding sequence ATGGGTAAGACCAAGGATATTATAGTATTTGGATTTGCGTTATTTGCAATGTTTTTTGGAGCAGGTAACTTAATATTTCCACCGTACTTAGGAATAATTACAGGTCCAGAGTGGTTAATTGCCTTCTTAGGATTTACATTTGCTGATGCTGGTTTGGCACTTCTAGCAGTAATGGCTACAGCTAAATTCGATGGAAATGTAGTTGAAATGTTTAAAAGATGTGGTATGAAACTAGGAATTCTTATAGGTTGTGCAGATATTTTATGTATAGGACCATTCCTAGCTATACCAAGAACAGGTGCAACAACTTATGAAATGGGTATAATGCCTTTATTTGGAACTTCAATTCCAGTGTTATTATTCTGTATACTTTTTTTTGCGATTTCATATGTATTGACAATAAGACCTTCTAAGGTCGTAGATATAGTTGGACAGTTTTTAACTCCAGCTCTTCTAATAGCTTTAGCATTTATAATTATAAAAGGTGTTGTATCGCCACTTGGAGAGATAATAGATAAACCTATGATACCTAATGTATTTGCAGAAGGTATTGGTCAAGGATATCAGACAATGGATGCCTTTGCAGCAATAGCACTTGCGTCAGTACTAATAGTATCTTTAAATGAAAAAGGATATTCTACTATTAGTGATAAGTTAAAAATGATTGGTAAAGCTGGCGTTCTTGCTTGTGGAGGATTGGCTCTAGTTTATGGAGGCTTATGTTTCCTTGGAGCAACTGTATCCACAATGTATGGAACAGATGCAGTACAATCACAAGTAATAGTAAATATAACTGAAGGTTTACTTGGAAATATCGGGAAAGCGATTTTAGCAGTAGTAGTATCACTAGCATGTTTAACTACATCTATAGGTCTTACATCTGCCACAGGTCAATATTTCTCTAGACTTACAAAAGGAAAGTTAAGTTATGAAAAAATAGTATTAGCTGTGTCTGTATTCAGTGCAGTAGTAGCATCTTTTGGTGTTGGAACTATTATAAAGATAGCATCTCCTATACTAAGTATAGTTTATCCACCATCAATTGTTTTAATAATTTTAGCTTTCTTCAATGAAAAAATTAAGAATGATAATGTGTACAAAGGAGCAGTATATATGTCATTACTTATAAGTATATTAACAGTTATATCTAGTTATGGAGTAAATGTTCCAGTAGTAAAATCTTTACCTCTTCATTCATTAGGATTTAACTGGGTGGTTCCAGTTATAATAGCTGGAATAATTGGTAATTTTATACCATCAAAGAGCCAATCTAATACACTTGGAACAAATTAA
- a CDS encoding ABC transporter permease, with translation MIRLTIANIKRYIKNHALLVNMVLFPVILMFYLNFFTGNSENQSMYFSPVAIVSNSSGKYEHKLIDNSKLKENSFGLNEQDKAMNLLKNNKVSAVFILDKNFSSNIDNLKRPMVKCFKTENGGGSLWAESQIESFITNSLKLKIDRNIDDKLTKTNIIDNSSGKNKNSFLIVFLICYFMYINAAHLASDLFSLKKSNTLKRLVSTKHNDIKIIFSIFLGLFFTQAIVYTLTLVCFTSISNFKLTLSTLMIVLANSFVATGFVFWIARVFKNEGSISLMSTFYSLIGLAISISSMIPSLNKLSFMANLSKLTPFYWTIDAINNNGNILINIIVLILIGMVFITAGSLNLRDFARN, from the coding sequence ATGATTAGGTTGACTATTGCAAACATAAAAAGATATATAAAAAATCATGCTCTTTTAGTTAATATGGTTTTATTTCCTGTTATATTAATGTTTTATCTTAACTTTTTTACTGGCAACTCAGAAAATCAATCAATGTACTTTTCTCCAGTAGCAATTGTATCCAATTCTTCTGGAAAATACGAACATAAGTTAATAGATAATTCTAAATTAAAAGAAAACTCATTTGGATTAAACGAACAAGACAAGGCTATGAATCTATTAAAAAACAATAAAGTTTCTGCTGTCTTCATTTTAGATAAAAACTTTTCAAGCAATATAGATAACTTAAAACGACCTATGGTTAAATGCTTTAAAACTGAAAATGGTGGAGGTAGTCTTTGGGCAGAATCACAAATAGAATCTTTTATTACTAATTCATTAAAATTAAAAATAGATAGAAATATAGATGATAAATTGACCAAGACAAATATAATTGATAACAGTTCAGGTAAGAATAAAAATTCATTTTTAATAGTTTTCTTGATATGTTATTTTATGTACATTAATGCAGCGCATCTAGCTTCTGATTTATTTTCATTAAAAAAATCTAATACCTTAAAAAGACTTGTTTCTACAAAACATAATGATATAAAAATAATTTTCAGCATATTTTTAGGATTATTTTTTACTCAAGCAATTGTATACACCTTAACTTTAGTATGTTTCACATCTATAAGTAATTTTAAATTGACTCTAAGTACATTGATGATTGTACTTGCAAATAGTTTTGTTGCTACTGGATTTGTATTTTGGATAGCTAGGGTGTTTAAAAACGAAGGTTCTATAAGTCTTATGTCTACGTTTTATTCTTTAATAGGTTTAGCTATATCCATATCTAGTATGATACCATCACTTAATAAATTATCCTTTATGGCTAATCTTTCAAAGCTTACACCATTTTATTGGACTATAGATGCTATTAATAATAATGGTAATATATTAATAAATATAATTGTTTTAATTCTTATTGGAATGGTATTTATAACAGCTGGAAGTCTTAACTTAAGAGATTTTGCTAGAAATTAA
- the brnQ gene encoding branched-chain amino acid transport system II carrier protein, translating into MGEKQINFKDVIVIGFALFAMFFGAGNLIFPPYLGVLSGSSWLVAFIGFLFADGGLALLAVIAATKFNGDTSKMFSRAGKGLSIAIGCAMVICIGPLLAIPRTAATTYEMGILPTIGSGISPVIFSVVFFALVLVLTIRPSKVVDIVGSILTPALLIALAVLIVKGIISPLGEIRDSSLIQNVFAEGITQGYQTMDALAASVFASIIIMSVIAKGYTGEKEKMKATVSAGVIAVIGMALVYGGLCYLGATVSQQYGQDVQQTALIVAITAALLGTTGKILLAIIVTLACLTTAIGLSSAAGQYFSTLTDGKLKYEHIVIVVCVFSAIISNFGVSTIVKFSSPILSMVYPATITLVILALFSDKIKNDNVFKCATYMALLVSVLTVVKSFGVNIPLIDILPFASLGFNWIVPVVIAGIIGIFIPSKSSKTA; encoded by the coding sequence ATGGGTGAGAAACAAATCAATTTTAAAGATGTAATTGTAATTGGATTTGCACTATTTGCAATGTTTTTTGGTGCTGGGAACTTAATATTCCCTCCATATCTAGGAGTTTTATCTGGAAGTAGTTGGCTAGTAGCTTTCATAGGATTCCTTTTTGCAGATGGTGGTTTGGCATTATTGGCAGTTATAGCAGCAACTAAGTTCAATGGAGACACATCAAAGATGTTCTCAAGAGCAGGCAAAGGATTAAGTATTGCAATAGGATGTGCAATGGTAATCTGTATAGGGCCACTTTTAGCAATACCTAGAACAGCAGCAACAACTTATGAAATGGGTATATTACCTACAATAGGTTCTGGAATAAGTCCAGTAATATTCTCTGTAGTATTTTTTGCTCTAGTATTGGTTTTAACAATAAGACCATCAAAAGTTGTAGATATAGTTGGGTCAATCTTAACTCCAGCTTTACTTATAGCTTTAGCAGTATTAATAGTTAAGGGTATCATATCTCCATTAGGAGAAATAAGAGACAGTTCTTTAATACAAAATGTATTTGCAGAAGGTATAACTCAAGGTTATCAAACAATGGATGCATTAGCAGCTAGTGTATTTGCATCAATTATAATCATGTCAGTAATAGCTAAAGGGTATACAGGTGAGAAAGAAAAGATGAAAGCCACAGTAAGTGCAGGTGTTATTGCAGTAATAGGTATGGCACTAGTTTATGGTGGATTATGTTATCTTGGAGCAACTGTATCTCAACAATATGGACAAGATGTTCAACAAACAGCTTTAATAGTTGCAATAACAGCAGCTTTACTTGGAACTACAGGTAAAATCTTATTAGCTATTATAGTTACATTAGCATGTTTAACAACAGCTATAGGACTTTCTTCAGCAGCAGGTCAATATTTCTCAACACTTACAGATGGAAAATTAAAGTATGAGCATATAGTTATAGTAGTTTGTGTGTTTAGTGCAATCATATCAAACTTTGGAGTAAGTACAATAGTAAAATTCTCTTCTCCTATATTAAGTATGGTATATCCAGCAACTATAACTCTAGTTATACTAGCTTTATTTAGTGATAAAATTAAAAATGACAATGTGTTCAAATGTGCTACATATATGGCGTTATTAGTAAGTGTATTAACAGTTGTAAAGAGCTTTGGTGTAAATATTCCTCTAATTGATATTTTACCATTTGCTTCATTAGGATTTAACTGGATAGTTCCAGTTGTAATAGCGGGAATAATAGGAATCTTTATTCCATCTAAAAGCAGTAAAACTGCATAA
- a CDS encoding alpha-hydroxy-acid oxidizing protein gives MEYNELLKNARENLNGSCKVCKVCNGVVCAGEVPGMGGKGSGSSFIENSKSLEKVKVNMRVIHNVSNPDTSIEMFGKKMSAPIFAAPVTGTTLNMGGKINERDYIEPVVAGCANSGIYAMVGDTAVDAFLMENLDVVKKYNGAGIVFIKPWDNENIIKKIRLAEEAGAFAVGVDIDACGLVTLSLHGKPVLPKNVEQIKELVNSTKLPFILKGIMTVEDALMAVEAGVDAIVVSNHGGRVLDCTPGACEVLPRIADAVKGKVTILADGGVRTGLDVLKMIGLGADAVLIGRPFVTASFGGATDGVETYVNKLQSELSSSMILTGCQTIKDIDGKVIYK, from the coding sequence ATGGAGTATAATGAATTATTAAAAAATGCTAGAGAAAATTTAAATGGAAGTTGTAAAGTTTGTAAGGTTTGTAATGGAGTTGTTTGTGCAGGGGAAGTTCCTGGTATGGGAGGTAAAGGCAGTGGTTCTTCTTTTATAGAAAATAGTAAGAGCTTAGAAAAAGTAAAAGTAAATATGAGAGTAATACATAATGTCTCAAATCCTGATACATCTATAGAAATGTTTGGGAAAAAAATGAGTGCGCCTATATTTGCAGCTCCAGTAACAGGAACTACTTTAAATATGGGTGGAAAAATTAATGAAAGAGATTACATAGAACCAGTAGTTGCAGGATGTGCTAATAGTGGTATTTATGCAATGGTTGGAGATACAGCAGTAGATGCTTTTTTAATGGAAAATTTAGATGTAGTTAAAAAGTATAATGGAGCTGGAATTGTATTTATTAAACCTTGGGATAATGAAAATATTATAAAAAAGATAAGACTAGCTGAAGAAGCTGGGGCATTTGCAGTTGGAGTTGATATAGATGCTTGTGGTCTAGTGACTTTATCACTACATGGAAAGCCAGTACTTCCTAAAAATGTTGAACAAATAAAAGAGTTGGTGAACTCTACTAAACTACCATTTATATTAAAAGGAATAATGACTGTTGAAGATGCATTAATGGCAGTTGAAGCAGGTGTAGATGCCATAGTTGTATCAAATCATGGAGGAAGAGTACTAGATTGTACACCAGGAGCATGTGAAGTTTTACCAAGAATTGCTGATGCTGTTAAAGGCAAAGTTACAATACTTGCAGATGGTGGAGTTAGAACAGGATTAGATGTATTAAAGATGATAGGACTAGGGGCAGATGCGGTATTAATAGGAAGACCTTTTGTGACTGCTTCATTTGGTGGAGCAACTGATGGTGTAGAAACTTACGTAAATAAGCTTCAATCAGAACTAAGTAGTTCTATGATATTAACTGGATGTCAAACTATAAAAGATATTGATGGAAAAGTTATATACAAATAA
- the trmD gene encoding tRNA (guanosine(37)-N1)-methyltransferase TrmD: MRFHIMTLFPEIFNSYMDESIMKRAVEKGIIEVHIYNIRNFSNNKHKKVDDYPFGGGAGMVMTPQPIYDTYTHIITTHNIDNPSVIYLTPKGKVYNQSIVKQMSVKEDIILLCGHYEGIDERIIDLIVTDEISIGDYVLTGGELPALIMIDSISRLIPGVLNQEESFEEESFENNLLEYPHYTRPRDFEGLKVPEVLLSGNHKKIDEWRREESIRITKERRFDLYKKSKEK, encoded by the coding sequence ATGAGATTTCATATAATGACACTTTTTCCAGAAATATTTAATTCATATATGGATGAAAGTATAATGAAAAGAGCAGTTGAAAAAGGTATAATTGAAGTTCATATATATAATATAAGGAATTTTTCTAATAATAAACATAAAAAAGTAGATGATTATCCGTTTGGAGGAGGGGCTGGTATGGTAATGACTCCTCAACCTATATATGACACGTATACGCATATAATAACAACTCACAATATAGATAATCCAAGCGTGATTTATCTAACTCCAAAAGGTAAGGTATATAATCAGTCTATAGTAAAGCAGATGTCTGTCAAAGAAGATATAATACTGCTATGTGGTCATTATGAAGGAATAGATGAGAGAATCATTGATTTAATAGTTACTGATGAAATTTCAATTGGAGATTATGTATTAACTGGAGGAGAGCTTCCAGCACTTATAATGATAGACTCTATATCAAGATTAATACCAGGTGTATTAAACCAAGAAGAATCATTTGAAGAAGAATCATTTGAAAATAATTTGTTGGAATATCCTCATTACACTAGACCTAGAGATTTTGAAGGATTAAAAGTACCAGAGGTACTTTTATCAGGTAATCACAAAAAGATAGATGAATGGAGAAGAGAAGAATCTATAAGAATAACCAAAGAAAGACGATTCGATTTATATAAAAAGTCTAAAGAAAAATAA
- a CDS encoding CarD family transcriptional regulator — translation MYKIGESVMYPKEGACYISGLVTKDVNHHIQKYYELTVIYNSNLKISIPVLNADKIGVRPVMDENEVDNFIQSIDKADCLWVLDRKKRLKLYQDKFHSGDVFEIVKLIKMLMIQDNSKQLCSTDKDFLNKAQRFALSELAAAQCKSYTIVLEEMKNHILNSKNNN, via the coding sequence ATGTATAAAATCGGTGAAAGTGTAATGTATCCAAAAGAAGGAGCCTGTTATATAAGTGGTCTTGTAACAAAGGATGTAAATCATCATATACAAAAATACTATGAATTGACTGTTATTTACAATAGTAATCTTAAAATTTCGATTCCAGTTTTAAATGCTGATAAGATTGGCGTACGTCCAGTTATGGATGAAAATGAAGTTGACAACTTTATCCAATCCATTGATAAAGCGGATTGTTTATGGGTTCTTGATAGAAAAAAACGACTTAAACTATACCAGGATAAATTTCATTCAGGAGATGTTTTCGAGATTGTGAAATTAATTAAGATGCTTATGATACAAGATAATTCAAAACAACTATGTAGCACAGATAAGGACTTTCTAAATAAGGCTCAAAGATTTGCTTTGTCAGAATTGGCTGCAGCACAATGCAAATCCTACACAATTGTATTAGAAGAAATGAAAAACCATATACTAAATTCAAAAAATAACAATTAA
- the rplS gene encoding 50S ribosomal protein L19: MNEMLRAIEQEQLKNEVPNFGPGDTVRVHVRIIEGKRERIQVFEGVVLKRQGGGARETFTVRKMSFNVGVERTFPVHSPKIEKIEVTRKGKVRRAKLNYLRGRVGKAAKIKEARNK, from the coding sequence ATGAATGAAATGCTAAGAGCAATTGAGCAAGAACAATTAAAAAATGAAGTTCCTAATTTTGGACCTGGGGACACAGTTAGAGTACACGTTAGAATTATAGAAGGAAAAAGAGAAAGAATACAAGTATTCGAAGGTGTAGTATTAAAAAGACAAGGTGGAGGAGCAAGAGAGACTTTCACAGTTAGAAAAATGTCTTTCAATGTTGGTGTAGAAAGAACTTTCCCAGTTCACTCTCCAAAAATAGAAAAAATAGAAGTTACTAGAAAAGGTAAAGTAAGAAGAGCTAAACTAAACTACTTAAGAGGTAGAGTAGGTAAAGCTGCTAAGATAAAAGAAGCTAGAAATAAATAA
- the ylqF gene encoding ribosome biogenesis GTPase YlqF, translating into MSNEYEEYLMDDNLHINWYPGHMKKTKELVKNNLKLIDVVVELLDARIPFSSKNPDIDRLVGDKPRVVVLNKSDMADRDKLNQWIEYYKKINIKAIPVDTIKGIGINKIIEECKNVTREKMSSLKDKGRKERAIRIMIVGVPNVGKSSLINKLTGRKSTQTGDKPGVTKGKQWVRLKGNLELLDTPGILWPKFEDQEVALNLAFSRAIKDEILDTETLALRLIEKLMKIEPEKLKARYKLDYLGETPIETMDMIGHKRGFITGKKELDYTRIATTVLNEFRDGKIGNITLEVPENVKR; encoded by the coding sequence GTGTCAAATGAATATGAAGAGTATCTTATGGATGACAATCTACATATAAACTGGTATCCGGGTCATATGAAAAAAACTAAGGAGTTGGTAAAAAACAACTTAAAATTGATTGATGTAGTGGTTGAACTTTTGGATGCTAGGATACCATTTAGTAGTAAAAATCCAGATATAGATAGGCTTGTAGGAGATAAACCAAGAGTTGTCGTACTTAATAAAAGTGATATGGCAGATAGAGATAAATTAAATCAATGGATTGAGTACTATAAAAAAATTAATATAAAAGCTATACCTGTAGATACAATAAAAGGGATTGGTATAAATAAGATAATTGAAGAATGTAAGAATGTAACTAGAGAAAAAATGAGCTCTTTGAAAGATAAAGGTAGAAAAGAAAGAGCTATACGAATAATGATAGTTGGCGTTCCAAATGTTGGTAAATCATCTCTTATAAATAAGTTAACAGGTAGAAAAAGCACTCAAACTGGAGATAAGCCAGGAGTAACGAAAGGGAAGCAATGGGTTAGATTAAAGGGAAATCTTGAACTTTTAGATACACCTGGAATACTTTGGCCTAAGTTTGAAGACCAAGAAGTTGCATTAAATTTAGCATTTAGTAGAGCTATAAAGGATGAGATTTTAGATACTGAGACTTTGGCTTTAAGACTTATAGAAAAACTTATGAAAATAGAACCTGAGAAGTTGAAAGCTAGATATAAGTTGGATTATCTAGGAGAAACTCCAATTGAAACTATGGATATGATTGGTCATAAAAGGGGTTTTATAACAGGGAAAAAAGAGTTAGATTATACACGTATAGCCACAACTGTTTTAAATGAATTTAGAGATGGAAAAATAGGAAATATAACTTTAGAAGTACCAGAAAATGTTAAAAGATAG
- a CDS encoding adenosylcobalamin-dependent ribonucleoside-diphosphate reductase — protein MKYIIKRDGTKELFSKSKIEDAVYKASINSEGGVDRDLAYDISRKIANDYSSMEKCLSVEEIQDIVEVLLMESNRKDIAKHYILYRERRSEIRNKAWDFDELQKSIWKNKYRHNGESFDEWIKRISNNSSRISKLIRQKRFLFAGRILANRGLQKEGKKITYSNCYVIEPPKDSIEDIFDTAKKLARTFSYGGGVGIDISKLRPKGAKVNNAAKHTTGAVSFMELYSMTTGLIGQRGRRGALMISMDVNHPEIEEFIDIKTDLEKVTKANISVRVTDEFMQAVKEKKLYNCTFEVETTGEKIVKIVNAYELFNKFVKNNWDYAEPGILFWDKIRTYNFMSEDKNFCFSGVNPCAEEPLPSGGSCLLGSINLSEFIIQPFGEHATFDINKLKSCVREAVVALNDVLDEGLNLHPLQEQRDSVHKYRQIGLGVMGIADMLIKMGIRYGSDESLELCDLIGKTMLNEAVKQSALIAKEYGTFSEYKYENISKSKFFIENLNEDTKEMVKKYGLRNSQLLTIPPTGSISTMIGISGGIEPIFNLSYIRKTESLHDEDVYYKVYTPIVKEYMDKKGITDEECLPDFFVTAMNIGYEERINMQKVWQKYIDASISSTINIPFETTVEDVFNIYIKAWEAGLKGVTIFRDGCKRSGILINEKKEENNKENNKKEDNKKECYKNNKKECYKNNKKEKDNKEEKAKEIINKNFEEDEKFVCPECGSEGIAHTGGCSICLKCGYSGCN, from the coding sequence ATGAAGTACATAATAAAAAGAGATGGTACGAAAGAACTTTTTAGTAAAAGTAAGATTGAAGATGCTGTCTATAAAGCTAGTATAAACAGTGAAGGTGGAGTGGATAGAGATTTAGCATATGATATATCAAGAAAAATAGCTAATGACTATAGTTCTATGGAAAAATGCTTATCTGTTGAAGAAATACAAGATATAGTTGAAGTATTGCTTATGGAATCAAATAGAAAAGATATAGCAAAACACTACATATTATATAGAGAAAGACGTTCTGAAATAAGAAATAAAGCTTGGGACTTTGATGAATTACAAAAATCAATATGGAAGAACAAGTATAGACACAATGGTGAGAGTTTTGATGAATGGATAAAGAGAATTTCAAATAATAGTTCAAGAATATCAAAACTAATAAGACAAAAAAGATTTCTATTTGCTGGAAGAATTTTGGCAAATAGAGGATTACAAAAAGAAGGAAAAAAAATAACATATTCCAATTGCTATGTAATAGAACCACCGAAAGATAGCATAGAAGACATTTTTGATACTGCAAAAAAACTTGCTAGAACATTTAGTTATGGTGGAGGAGTTGGAATTGATATTTCAAAGTTAAGACCAAAAGGAGCCAAAGTGAACAATGCCGCAAAACATACGACTGGAGCAGTCTCTTTTATGGAACTTTACAGTATGACAACTGGTTTGATTGGTCAAAGGGGGAGAAGAGGAGCTCTTATGATTTCTATGGACGTAAATCATCCAGAGATAGAAGAGTTTATAGATATAAAAACAGATTTGGAGAAGGTTACTAAAGCAAATATTTCTGTAAGAGTAACAGATGAATTTATGCAAGCTGTAAAGGAAAAAAAGTTATATAATTGTACTTTTGAAGTTGAAACTACTGGAGAAAAAATAGTCAAGATAGTAAACGCGTATGAGTTGTTTAATAAATTTGTGAAGAATAACTGGGATTATGCAGAACCAGGTATATTGTTCTGGGATAAAATAAGAACATATAATTTTATGAGTGAAGATAAAAACTTTTGCTTTTCAGGAGTAAATCCTTGTGCAGAAGAGCCACTTCCAAGTGGAGGAAGTTGTCTACTTGGCTCAATAAACTTGTCAGAGTTTATAATACAACCATTTGGTGAACATGCTACGTTTGATATTAATAAATTAAAATCTTGCGTTAGAGAAGCTGTAGTAGCTTTAAATGATGTCTTAGATGAAGGATTAAACTTACACCCGTTACAGGAGCAAAGAGATAGTGTACATAAATATAGACAGATAGGTTTAGGTGTAATGGGTATAGCTGATATGCTTATAAAGATGGGAATAAGATATGGCTCTGATGAATCTTTAGAATTATGTGATTTAATTGGTAAGACTATGCTAAATGAAGCTGTAAAGCAATCAGCATTAATTGCTAAAGAATATGGAACATTTAGTGAGTATAAATATGAAAATATTTCTAAATCTAAGTTTTTTATAGAAAATTTAAATGAAGATACTAAGGAAATGGTTAAAAAGTATGGGCTTAGAAATTCACAGCTTTTAACTATACCCCCTACAGGCTCTATATCTACAATGATAGGAATTAGTGGTGGAATAGAACCTATATTTAACCTTTCATATATAAGAAAAACTGAAAGCTTGCATGATGAAGATGTATATTATAAAGTATATACTCCAATTGTTAAAGAGTATATGGATAAGAAGGGGATTACGGATGAAGAATGTTTGCCAGATTTTTTTGTTACTGCTATGAATATAGGATATGAAGAAAGAATAAACATGCAAAAAGTTTGGCAAAAGTATATTGATGCTTCTATATCATCTACAATAAATATACCTTTTGAAACTACAGTTGAAGATGTTTTCAATATATATATTAAGGCATGGGAGGCTGGTCTTAAAGGAGTAACAATATTTAGAGATGGATGTAAAAGGAGTGGAATTTTAATAAATGAAAAAAAGGAAGAAAATAATAAAGAAAATAATAAAAAAGAAGATAATAAAAAAGAATGTTATAAAAATAATAAAAAAGAATGTTATAAAAATAATAAAAAAGAAAAAGATAATAAAGAGGAAAAAGCCAAAGAAATAATAAATAAAAATTTTGAAGAAGATGAAAAATTTGTGTGTCCTGAGTGTGGAAGTGAAGGAATTGCACATACAGGTGGTTGTAGTATATGCTTAAAATGTGGATATAGTGGGTGCAATTAA
- a CDS encoding ribonuclease HII, with product MQNKSVREIKEIIETLEVEKYMQYIELLRVDDRKSVQSLAVKLAKKLDNIRKEEERLETINIFENEGYNKGYLYIGGIDEAGRGPLAGPVVASVVVFKKNTKIEGVNDSKKLSEAKRDELFEVIKREALDYGVGIVNNEEIDEFNILNATYMAMKKAINCLKQAPDYLLVDAATIPGIDIAQNPIVKGDSKSISIAAASILAKVTRDSIMYQYDRVYPEYGFKSHKGYGTKEHYEAIEKHGITPIHRKSFLKNIL from the coding sequence ATGCAGAATAAAAGCGTGAGGGAGATTAAAGAAATAATTGAGACCTTAGAAGTAGAAAAATATATGCAATATATAGAACTATTGAGAGTCGATGACAGAAAATCTGTTCAAAGCTTAGCTGTAAAACTAGCTAAAAAATTAGACAATATTAGAAAAGAAGAAGAAAGATTAGAAACTATAAATATATTTGAAAATGAAGGTTACAATAAAGGTTATTTATATATTGGAGGAATTGATGAAGCGGGAAGAGGACCTCTTGCTGGACCTGTTGTAGCTTCTGTAGTAGTATTTAAAAAAAACACAAAAATAGAAGGCGTAAATGATTCTAAAAAACTAAGTGAAGCAAAAAGAGATGAACTTTTTGAAGTAATAAAAAGAGAAGCATTAGACTATGGAGTAGGTATAGTAAATAATGAAGAAATAGACGAATTTAATATATTGAATGCTACATATATGGCAATGAAAAAAGCTATAAATTGTTTAAAACAAGCACCTGATTATCTATTGGTTGATGCAGCGACAATACCAGGGATTGATATAGCTCAAAATCCAATTGTAAAAGGAGATTCAAAATCTATATCAATAGCAGCAGCAAGTATATTGGCTAAGGTTACTAGAGATAGTATAATGTATCAATATGATAGGGTCTATCCAGAATATGGTTTTAAATCTCATAAAGGGTATGGGACTAAAGAACATTATGAAGCCATTGAAAAACACGGAATAACTCCTATACATAGGAAAAGTTTTTTGAAAAATATACTGTAA